Proteins encoded in a region of the Triticum dicoccoides isolate Atlit2015 ecotype Zavitan chromosome 3A, WEW_v2.0, whole genome shotgun sequence genome:
- the LOC119272883 gene encoding uncharacterized protein LOC119272883 — protein MLLADLHRHFRFSSFVTLPLQHRVSVKNLDSIDMAGPTDLLKPERFGGENFKRWQTRVKFWPMSMNLWWVISPHLPLMQEQQREIEVSSDTTLGCLLSLLTDQLCDIYMSYTSPSEFWEALIRKYEEADAGCELYVNELYHDFHMVDSRSVVEQSHEPQLLVGELGHFGSVLPDKFVVGGIIAKLPLGWRGFATSLKHRREAMTVEGLIATLDVEEKVRAKDVPQPSTQDTSTANLVDCGAGGSKNIKNKGKGAKQTTGFKKKKKTKGDFNCFVCGEAGHMARKCRMRKGKKVNQQTVNVTVGEPGEGSGLAAVPPS, from the exons ATGCTGCTCGCCGATCTGCATCGCCACTTCCGCTTCTCGAGCTTCGTCACGCTTCCACTTCAACACCGCGTTTCAGTCAAG AACCTTGATTCGATCGATATGGCTGGACCTAccgatttgctgaaacctgaacgtTTTGGGGGTGAGAACTTTAAGAGATGGCAAACCAGAGTTAAATTCTGGCCGATGAGTATGAATCTATGGTGGGTGATATCCCCACACCTTCCACTCATGCAAGAACAACAGCGTGAGATTGAGGTGTCTAGTGACACAACTCTGGGATGCCTTCTCTCCCTCTTGACGGATCAGCTTTGTGACATATACATGAGCTATACCAGCCCCTCTGAATTTTGGGAAGCCCTCATACGCAAGTACGAAGAAGCTGATGCAGGGTGTGAATTGTACGTCAATGAATTGTATCATGACTTCCACATGGTTGATAGCCGTTCGGTCGTCGAACAATCTCATGAGCCTCAGCTTCTGGTGGGGGAACTGGGACACTTTGGCTCAGTCTTGCCTGACAAATTTGTGGTTGGGGGCATTATTGCCAAGCTTCCTCTAGGATGGAGGGGCTTTGCCACAAGCCTCAAGCATCGTAGGGAAGCAATGACCGTGGAGGGTCTGATTGCTACTCTGGATGTTGAGGAGAAAGTAAGGGCCAAAGATGTTCCACAACCTTCCACCCAGGATACCTCAACTGCAAACTTGGTTGATTGTGGGGCTGGCGGCTCGAAGAACATCAAGAACAAAGGGAAAGGAGCAAAACAAACTACTGGctttaaaaagaagaagaaaactaaaGGAGACTTCAACTGCTTTGTGTGCGGTGAGGCTGGCCACATGGCAAGGAAGTGCCGCATGCGTAAAGGCAAGAAGGTTAATCAGCAAACCGTGAATGTGACTGTTGGCGAGCCAGGAGAAGGATCTGG ACTTGCAGCAGTTCCACCGTCATAA